In one Sesamum indicum cultivar Zhongzhi No. 13 linkage group LG12, S_indicum_v1.0, whole genome shotgun sequence genomic region, the following are encoded:
- the LOC105174790 gene encoding uncharacterized protein LOC105174790, which translates to MFDKFLQRDLAVISIRVDFKTMANPFSAKVMKRPFWNSVYSLMYCSSPAAAMNVLKTGDVLKQARVFSTSDIAGYSKLTHDSNPLHFDSKCARNAGFEDIPVPGMLVASLFPRIIASYFPGAIYVKQTLDFRSPVFVGDNITSQVQASSVRQMKQKYMVKFVTTCFKDGEVVVIGGEATAILPTLAMKQVDNHSSESKDFGSRTQLH; encoded by the exons atgtttgataaatttcttCAGAGAGATCTTGCGGTAATTTCCATCAGGGTTGACTTCAAAACTATGGCGAACCCCTTTAGTGCTAAAGTGATGAAGAGACCCTTCTGGAATTCCGTTTATTCTTTGATGTACTGCTCGTCGCCGGCGGCGGCCATGAATGTGCTCAAAACTGGGGACGTTCTGAAGCAAGCCAGAGTATTTTCTACGTCCGACATTGCCGGATACTCCAAGCTGACCCATGACTCAAATCCACTGCATTTTGATTCTAAATGTGCAAGAAATGCAGGCTTCGAGGATATCCCCGTCCCAGGAATGCTCGTTGCTTCCTTGTTTCCTAGGATCATTGCTTCCTACTTT CCAGGGGCTATTTATGTGAAGCAAACGTTGGACTTCAGGTCGCCGGTTTTCGTTGGAGATAACATCACTAGTCAAGTGCAGGCAAGCAGTGTTAgacaaatgaaacaaaaatacat GGTGAAATTTGTGACGACATGCTTCAAGGATGGTGAGGTTGTCGTTATTGGTGGTGAGGCCACGGCAATCTTACCCACCCTGGCCATGAAACAAGTTGACAACCATAGTTCGGAGTCAAAAGACTTTGGCAGCCGAACACAACTTCACTAG
- the LOC105175130 gene encoding transcription factor bHLH123: MADEFQVGSGNWWDTSRTRFDAGTTPPASISTTLNAIASFGWTEMEDMKSRSSMDSGPATGGSLVLQGGHDQSSAAATGGGLGNLNMQMVGLGLSSQGMDWNQPLLLVCFEFSDECFXXXXXXXXXXXXXXXXXXXXAASQEHWRQKLYAGASPEESSVSDFKQTNRGFSLDQPQFSSQASSNDSNSITSQNLITGFQVDAAAPYGMLLSDNQQHYPYPSSGYCANAAELIPSWNKFPQFLRTSPPKQPPPASGSHLHFTNNAAFWNASAPPSTTDGRSSFFPAIQTQNIRTAPSFDEKPKITSETRDLSTTTKKNSTEASNKRPRSNETPSSLPAFKVRKEKMGDRITALQQLVSPFGKTDTASVLSEAIEYIKFLHEQVSVLSTPYMKNGAPIQHHQNSDKSKDPEGGRQDLRSRGLCLVPVSSTFPMTHETTVDFWTPTFGGSFR, translated from the exons ATGGCGGATGAATTCCAGGTGGGAAGTGGGAACTGGTGGGATACATCAAGAACCAGATTTGATGCTGGAACTACACCACCAGCTTCCATTTCTACAACGTTGAATGCCATAGCAAGCTTCGGATGGACAGAAATGGAGGACATGAAATCCCGGTCGTCCATGGATTCTGGGCCGGCTACCGGTGGCTCCCTGGTCTTGCAAGGCGGCCATGATCAGTCCTCTGCCGCTGCTACAGGCGGCGGTTTGGGCAACCTCAATATGCAGATGGTGGGGTTAGGCCTTTCTTCTCAGGGCATGGACTGGAACCAACCTCTATTGTTAGTCTGTTTCGAGTTTTCTGatgaatgtttt NNNNNNNNNNNNNNNNNNNNNNNNNNNNNNNNNNNNNNNNNNNNNNNNNNNNNNNNNNCGGCCGCTTCTCAAGAACACTGGCGACAGAAACTATATGCCGGCGCTTCACCGGAGGAATCATCAGTCAGTGATTTCAAGCAAACAAACCGGGGTTTTTCGTTAGATCAGCCGCAGTTCAGCTCTCAGGCCAGTTCAAATGATAGCAATTCAATAACATCCCAGAATCTGATTACCGGTTTTCAGGTGGATGCTGCCGCCCCCTATGGCATGTTACTTTCTGATAATCAGCAGCACTACCCATACCCGTCCAGCGGCTACTGCGCCAACGCGGCCGAATTGATACCATCCTGGAATAAATTCCCGCAGTTCTTGAGAACATCGCCACCAAAACAGCCGCCACCGGCCAGCGGCAGCCATTTGCATTTCACAAACAACGCTGCCTTCTGGAACGCATCCGCTCCTCCTTCCACCACTGATGGCCGATCGAGCTTTTTCCCGGCCATACAAACGCAGAATATTCGCACAGCTCCATCCTTCGATGAAAAACCAAAg ATTACATCAGAGACGCGGGATTTGAGCACGACGACGAAGAAAAACAGCACGGAAGCATCAAATAAAAGGCCCCGAAGCAACGAAACGCCTTCTTCTTTACCAGCTTTTAAG GTGAGGAAAGAGAAGATGGGGGACAGAATAACTGCACTTCAACAATTAGTCTCACCTTTTGGAAAG ACTGATACAGCTTCTGTGCTGTCCGAAGCCATTGAGTACATAAAATTTCTCCACGAACAAGTCAGT GTCTTAAGTACACCTTACATGAAAAATGGAGCTCCCATACAACACCATCAG AATTCTGATAAATCAAAGGATCCAGAAGGAGGCCGTCAAGATCTTAGAAGTCGAGGGCTATGTCTAGTACCGGTGTCCAGCACCTTTCCGATGACTCACGAAACAACAGTCGATTTCTGGACACCTACATTCGGAGGAAGTTTCAGATGA
- the LOC105174791 gene encoding NAD(P)H dehydrogenase (quinone) FQR1, with the protein MATKVYIVYYSMYGHVEKLAEEIKKGASSIEGVEAKLWQVPETLPDEVLTKMSAPPKSEIPVIMPSELAEADGFVFGFPTRFGMMAAQFKAFLDATGGLWRTQQLAGKPAGIFYSTGSQGGGQETTALTAITQLVHHGVIFVPIGYTFGAGMFEMEKVKGGSPYGAGTYAGDGSRQPSDLELQQAFHQGKYIATIAKKLKGAA; encoded by the exons ATGGCGACCAAAGTCTACATTGT GTACTATTCGATGTATGGACATGTGGAGAAACTAGCTGAAGAGATAAAGAAGGGAGCTTCATCTATTGAAGGTGTTGAAGCAAAACTATGGCAG GTCCCTGAGACACTGCCAGATGAGGTTCTAACAAAAATGAGTGCTCCTCCAAAGAGCGAAATACCCGTGATCATGCCTAGTGAACTTGCCGAAGCTGATGGTTTCGTGTTTGGCTTTCCAACGAGATTTGGGATGATGGCTGCCCAGTTCAAAGCATTTCTTGATGCTACTGGAGGCCTATGGAGGACTCAGCAACTCGCCGGCAAGCCTGCCGGGATCTTCTACAGCACTGGCTCTCAAGGCGGGGGACAGGAAACTACGGC ATTGACTGCTATTACGCAGCTTGTTCACCATGGAGTGATCTTTGTTCCCATCGGATACACATTTGGAGCTGGCATGTTTGAAATGGAGAAAGTAAAAGGTGGAAGTCCTTATGGTGCTGGAACCTATGCCGGTGATGGTTCAAGACAGCCATCTGACCTCGAGCTACAGCAGGCTTTCCACCAAGGTAAGTACATCGCCACCATTGCCAAGAAACTGAAGGGAGCTGCCTGA